A window of Solanum stenotomum isolate F172 chromosome 3, ASM1918654v1, whole genome shotgun sequence contains these coding sequences:
- the LOC125858292 gene encoding GRF1-interacting factor 2-like, translating to MQQQQPQPPTLNSAPPLPLSAITTEQIQKFLDENKNLILAILENQNLGKLSECAQYQAMLQKNLMYLAAIADAQPQQSAATSQAPSTPQLGNQMQQTQAALQQQQQQGVAISKLPFQLNALPTQEQQQQMLQFQQQQQFQGQYGFGPTANNAMRQLMQPGLNSSGTMDVRGNKQGSLEGNPSDGLGKSGGRHVNGERE from the exons ATGCAGCAGCAGCAGCCACAACCCCCAACCTTGAACTCTGCTCCTCCGTTGCCTCTAAGTGCTATCACCACCGAGCAGATTCAAAAG TTCTTGGATGAGAACAAAAATTTGATTCTTGCCATACTGGAAAACCAGAATCTTGGAAAACTCTCAGAATGTGCCCA GTATCAAGCCATGCTTCAGAAGAATTTGATGTATTTAGCTGCTATCGCTGATGCCCAACCACAACAATCAGCAGCAACCTCACAG GCTCCATCTACTCCTCAACTTGGAAACCAGATGCAGCAAACTCAGGCTGCTCTgcaacagcaacaacaacaaggtGTCGCTATTTCCAAACTGCCTTTCCAACTCAATGCCCTTCCGACCCAGGAGCAGCAACAGCAAATGCTCCAGTTTCAGCAGCAGCAACAATTCCAAGGCCAATATGGTTTTGGACCTACTGCCAACAATGCAATGCGTCAACTTATGCAACCTGGACTAAACAGCTCAGGAACTATGGATGTACGAGGAAATAAGCAAGGGAGCTTAGAAGGTAATCCTAGTGATGGCCTTGGAAAATCAGGTGGAAGACATGTTAATGGTGAGAGGGAGTag
- the LOC125858277 gene encoding leucine-rich repeat receptor-like protein kinase PEPR1 yields MFLFDLVHCFIFFASIVAVFSASLPQDSVHLLGFRSNLPEPSQQLLPWNQSVSHCKWKGVTCYSDKTSQVKSLDFRDFLLSGILDKAFPNLCHLPRLFSLDLSGNHLTGGIPAMLANCSQLDTIFLNDNRFSGSIPPEIFKSKRLVYLELGYNQLNGTIPSEVGLSTSLQYLGLWNNFLSGNIPKELFGLPNLTHLYIHTNNLTGPLPDFPSSCSLSQLLIHQNRFSGSLPISLGNCHNLSAFYATSAHLGGVISPEVFRGLSNLELLYLDDNNFEGEIPETLWNGKLQELVLSINNFNGSISEKIGDCHQMTYIDLSANKLSGQIPKSVGRLKNLYKLLLYDNMFSGSLPAEVGNCTSLAEISLVSNFISGEIPSEICSLQNLETFNAFKNKIQGQIPECIGRISGLQELALYENRLTGKLPLGITNMTKLSFLSLAHNNLTGEVPPDLGKDNFPGLVKVDLGYNNFSGQIPSKLCNGNRLAVLALENNRFNGSFPTYLANCKSLYRVKLSNNNLQGSIPDDIEKNENISYLDVRQNMLVGRIPAAFGYWTNLSMIDLSENMFNGSIPTELGKLQNLVKLSISSNRLTGQIPFQLSHSEKLEELDLSNNNLSGRIPKEIASSSVLTNLLLQDNKLSGALPDTFSSSQMLVKLQLGNNLLEGPIPCSLSKLMQPSFSLNLSMNKFTGEIPRCLGNLDKLEVLDISSNNLSGAIPSEMEKMSSLSFLNISFNSLSGKVPNTWEKLLSSRPGSALGNPGLCLIDTEGINCKHVKKSQVKWKTLAGVISGCVLSMAIIVAAMYLLVTRIWHPSLLNKHRLVKCQSGIEDLPDGITFEDIVHATEGWSENYVIGRGTHGTVYKMESAKSNKLWAVKKVDLAQRAFNDEMRSLNSVRHRNLVRLGGYCMRHGYGFILTEFIPGGTLHDVLHQRKPPVVLDWKSRHCIALGIAQGLSYLHHDSVPQIIHRDLKSDNVMLDSEMVPKIGDFGIAKMVSDEENSTNSNIVGTLGYIAPENAYSVQLTEKSDVYSYGVLLLELFCRKMPVDPSFEEGLDIVFWVRKNLQRSNNFLSFLDEEIRLWNVEEQWKALKIVDLALQCAQLEASTRPAMRDVVRSLVEL; encoded by the exons ATGTTCTTGTTTGATCTTGTTCACTGTTTTATCTTCTTTGCCAGCATTGTAGCGGTTTTTTCGGCATCATTGCCTCAAGATTCTGTTCATCTACTTGGGTTTCGAAGCAATCTTCCAGAGCCCTCTCAACAATTGCTCCCTTGGAATCAATCTGTCTCACACTGTAAATGGAAAGGTGTTACCTGCTATTCAGACAAAACTTCACAAGTCAAATCATTGGATTTCAGAGACTTCCTTCTATCTGGAATCTTGGACAAGGCCTTTCCAAATCTTTGCCATCTTCCTCGTTTGTTCTCCCTTGATCTCAGTGGCAACCATCTCACTGGTGGCATCCCTGCTATGCTTGCTAACTGCAGCCAACTTGACACGATTTTCCTCAACGACAACAGGTTTTCAGGATCCATCCCACCAGAGATTTTCAAATCCAAAAGGCTTGTATACCTTGAGTTGGGTTACAATCAGCTCAATGGCACCATTCCTTCTGAGGTGGGCCTTTCGACAAGCCTTCAATATCTTGGGCTGTGGAACAATTTCCTTAGTGGAAATATTCCAAAAGAGCTATTTGGTTTGCCAAACTTGACACATCTCTACATCCACACAAATAATCTAACGGGACCTCTCCCGGACTTCCCGTCCTCATGCTCACTTTCCCAGCTTCTTATTCATCAGAATCGCTTCTCAGGTTCTTTGCCAATTTCCCTAGGTAATTGTCACAACCTTTCTGCATTCTATGCAACATCTGCTCATCTTGGAGGAGTTATTTCGCCAGAGGTTTTTAGGGGCCTTTCAAATCTCGAATTACTCTATTTAGATGACAACAACTTTGAAGGGGAAATTCCTGAGACCTTATGGAATGGGAAATTACAAGAGTTGGTTCTTtccataaataattttaatggaAGTATATCAGAAAAGATTGGTGATTGCCATCAGATGACTTACATTGATTTGTCAGCTAACAAATTAAGTGGTCAGATTCCCAAGTCAGTTGGACGTCTGAAGAATTTGTACAAGCTTCTTCTGTATGATAACATGTTTAGTGGTTCATTGCCAGCAGAAGTTGGGAACTGCACTTCTCTTGCTGAGATAAGTCTCGTCAGTAACTTCATCAGTGGGGAAATTCCTTCAGAAATTTGCAGCCTTCAAAACCTAGAAACATTTAATgcattcaaaaataaaattcaggGCCAAATTCCAGAATGCATTGGAAGAATAAGCGGGCTGCAGGAGCTAGCTCTTTATGAGAACCGATTGACCGGCAAGTTACCGCTTGGAATTACAAATATGACGAAACTTTCATTTCTGTCGTTGGCTCATAATAACCTTACGGGGGAGGTACCACCTGATCTTGGAAAAGATAATTTTCCTGGCTTAGTTAAGGTTGATTTAGGTTATAATAACTTCAGTGGACAGATTCCTTCTAAACTGTGTAATGGCAACAGGCTTGCAGTCCTGGCTCTTGAAAACAACAGGTTTAATGGCAGCTTCCCAACCTATCTAGCAAACTGCAAATCTCTCTATAGGGTAAAACTTTCCAACAACAATCTGCAGGGGAGTATTCCAGACGACATTGAAAAGAATGAGAATATTTCTTACTTGGATGTTAGGCAGAATATGCTTGTAGGAAGGATTCCAGCTGCATTTGGTTACTGGACCAATCTTTCAATGATTGATCTTTCAGAAAATATGTTTAATGGCTCCATACCCACAGAACTTGGAAAGCTTCAGAATCTTGTAAAACTGAGCATTTCTTCAAACAGACTGACCGGACAAATTCCCTTTCAGTTGAGTCACTCTGAAAAACTGGAGGAGTTGGATCTCAGCAACAACAATCTTTCAGGAAGAATTCCTAAAGAAATTGCATCATCTTCAGTATTGACAAATCTTCTACTCCAGGACAACAAACTTTCTGGTGCTCTTCCAGACACTTTCTCCTCCTCACAAATGCTTGTAAAGCTGCAGCTGGGAAACAACTTGCTCGAAGGCCCAATTCCATGCAGTCTGAGTAAGCTTATGCAACCTAGTTTTTCACTAAATCTGAGCATGAATAAGTTTACTGGTGAAATTCCTAGGTGCCTAGGCAATCTTGACAAATTGGAGGTCCTTGATATATCAAGCAACAACCTGTCTGGTGCAATACCATCAGAAATGGAAAAGATGAGTTCCCTTTCGTTTCTCAACATATCATTTAATAGCTTGTCAGGGAAGGTACCCAATACATGGGAAAAACTATTAAGTTCACGTCCAGGATCTGCCTTGGGAAATCCAGGACTTTGCTTAATAGACACGGAAGGTATCAACTGCAAGCATGTGAAAAAATCACAAGTAAAATGGAAGACTTTGGCTGGTGTAATTAGTGGATGTGTGCTTTCCATGGCAATCATAGTTGCTGCAATGTACTTACTAGTGACTCGGATTTGGCACCCATCCCTGCTGAATAAGCATCGGCTCGTCAAGTGTCAATCAGGAATTGAAGATCTACCTGATGGTATAACTTTTGAGGACATTGTACATGCAACAGAAGGCTGGAGTGAAAACTATGTTATTGGAAGAGGCACGCATGGAACTGTTTATAAGATGGAATCTGCCAAATCCAATAAACTTTGGGCTGTCAAGAAGGTAGACTTAGCTCAGAGAGCATTCAATGATGAAATGAGAAGCCTAAATTCTGTCAGACACCGCAATTTGGTAAGATTGGGAGGATATTGCATGAGACATGGATATGGCTTCATTCTAACAGAATTTATACCTGGAGGGACTCTTCATGATGTCCTTCACCAGAGAAAACCACCTGTAGTCTTGGACTGGAAGTCCCGCCATTGTATTGCTCTTGGTATTGCTCAAGGTCTATCATACCTTCACCACGATTCGGTGCCTCAAATCATTCACAGAGATCTCAAATCAGATAATGTAATGCTGGATTCTGAGATGGTGCCAAAGATTGGCGATTTCGGGATTGCTAAAATGGTATCAGATGAAGAAAATTCGACGAACTCCAATATTGTTGGGACTCTAGGATACATTGCTCCAG AGAATGCGTACTCAGTTCAATTGACAGAGAAAAGTGATGTCTATAGCTATGGAGTTCTTCTACTGGAGCTCTTCTGCAGAAAAATGCCAGTAGATCCCAGCTTTGAAGAAGGATTAGACATTGTTTTCTGGGTGAGGAAAAACTTGCAGAGAAGCAACAATTTCCTTAGTTTTCTTGATGAAGAAATTAGGCTCTGGAATGTAGAAGAACAATGGAAGGCCCTGAAAATAGTGGATTTGGCGCTTCAATGTGCTCAACTCGAGGCAAGCACCAGGCCTGCAATGAGGGATGTAGTAAGGTCTCTTGTCGAGTTATGA